One genomic window of Hippopotamus amphibius kiboko isolate mHipAmp2 chromosome 10, mHipAmp2.hap2, whole genome shotgun sequence includes the following:
- the CLDN14 gene encoding claudin-14, translating to MASTAVQLLGFLLSFLGLVGTLITTILPHWRRTAHVGTNILTAVSYLKGLWMECVWHSTGIYQCQIYRSLLALPRDLQAARALMVISCLLSGVACACAVVGMKCTRCAKGTAAKTTFAVLGGVLFLLAGLLCMVAVSWTTNDVVQNFYNPLLPSGMKFEIGQALYLGFISSSLSLIGGTLLCLSCQDEAPSRPFRAQPRAGTATAPAYRPPDAYKDNRAPSATSTSHSGYRLNNYV from the coding sequence ATGGCCAGCACAGCCGTGCAGCTCCTGGGCTTCCTGCTCAGCTTCCTGGGCCTGGTGGGTACGCTCATCACCACGATCCTGCCGCACTGGCGCCGGACGGCGCACGTGGGCACCAACATCCTGACGGCCGTGTCCTACCTGAAGGGGCTGTGGATGGAGTGCGTGTGGCACAGCACGGGCATCTACCAGTGCCAGATCTACCGCTCGCTGCTGGCGCTGCCCCGCGACCTGCAGGCGGCGCGCGCGCTGATGGTCATCTCCTGCCTGCTGTCGGGCGTGGCCTGCGCCTGCGCAGTGGTCGGCATGAAGTGCACGCGCTGCGCCAAGGGCACCGCGGCCAAGACCACGTTCGCCGTGCTGGGCGGCGTGCTCTTCCTCCTGGCCGGCCTGCTCTGCATGGTGGCCGTGTCCTGGACCACCAACGACGTGGTGCAGAACTTCTACAACCCGCTGCTGCCCAGCGGCATGAAGTTCGAGATCGGGCAGGCCCTGTACCTCGGCTTCATCTCCTCGTCCCTGTCGCTCATCGGCGGCACGCTGCTCTGCCTGTCCTGCCAGGACGAGGCGCCCTCCAGGCCCTTCCGGGCGCAGCCCCGGGCCGGCACGGCCACCGCGCCCGCCTACCGGCCACCCGACGCCTACAAGGACAATCGGGCCCCCTCGGCCACCTCGACCTCGCACAGCGGGTACAGGCTGAACAACTATGTGTGA